From Algoriphagus sp. NG3, the proteins below share one genomic window:
- a CDS encoding lipocalin family protein → MNYRLLRIIPLIISIGFLLSCGNDDTDPITSTDLEGSWNLQSVDYVGTQTITQDGELFSKENITGTGTDVDMIFNFIQDKVNVTGSYKMVIHNESFPDMPMIVPVDGHVYSGTFELEGTKIHFHNENGTDTAEIISQTATELVMKMQTSTSSSFYGIESVTEIDGDFTLTR, encoded by the coding sequence ATGAATTACAGACTTTTACGAATTATCCCCTTAATAATCAGTATAGGGTTTTTATTATCCTGTGGCAATGATGACACTGATCCCATAACCTCTACCGATCTTGAAGGAAGCTGGAATCTTCAGTCGGTGGACTATGTAGGTACACAAACTATCACTCAGGATGGGGAGCTTTTTTCTAAGGAAAACATCACGGGAACAGGAACTGATGTTGATATGATATTCAATTTTATTCAGGACAAAGTGAATGTGACAGGAAGTTATAAAATGGTTATACACAATGAATCGTTTCCTGATATGCCTATGATTGTTCCTGTAGATGGACATGTCTATTCGGGTACTTTTGAGCTTGAGGGCACTAAGATTCATTTTCATAATGAAAACGGAACAGATACCGCAGAAATTATATCACAAACAGCAACTGAGCTCGTGATGAAAATGCAAACTTCCACTTCAAGTTCATTCTATGGGATTGAGAGTGTGACTGAAATTGACGGGGATTTTACCCTCACCAGATAA